One genomic region from Blastococcus sp. Marseille-P5729 encodes:
- a CDS encoding phenylacetate--CoA ligase family protein: MMAEATTQMFDRDAQTMPVEQRREQQQRRLQELLARVQNASPQHRQQLHGIDAREVTLDNLHELPTVSKKELREYYPLGALCVERGDLRRIHATSGTSGRPTIVAYTERDMEVMGRTNARVLDAAGAKQGTLVHNAYGYGLFTGGLGMHQGIEHLGACTVPISGGMTQRQVTLIRDLYPEILLSTPSYAATLADAMAHEGIAASANSLRVGIFGAEPWSEGMRASLQAGLGIRAMDIYGMCELQGPGVAFESLDSPGHMFINEDFFYPECIDPYTGEAVPEGEVGELVFTTLTKEAVPVIRYRTGDLASLQRIDDPGGRTFITMSRIVGRSDDMLVIRGVNVFPSEIEAVLLTDDRVSTAYTLVIDERGNMPTLTAVTEPMPDVPASQIDPMLGQLQHALKDRLGISCQVVLSPPGGLPRTEVGKAVRVKHWRKGEDSPFPGLLG, encoded by the coding sequence TCCAAGAGCTCCTCGCCCGCGTGCAGAACGCATCGCCCCAGCACCGGCAACAGCTGCACGGCATCGATGCACGCGAGGTCACCCTCGACAACCTCCACGAGCTCCCGACGGTGAGCAAGAAGGAGCTCCGCGAGTACTACCCCCTCGGTGCGCTCTGCGTCGAGCGCGGCGACCTGCGCCGGATCCACGCGACCTCCGGCACCTCGGGCCGCCCGACGATCGTCGCCTACACCGAGCGCGACATGGAGGTGATGGGTCGCACGAACGCCCGCGTCCTGGACGCCGCCGGCGCGAAGCAGGGCACGCTGGTCCACAACGCCTACGGCTACGGCTTGTTCACCGGCGGGCTCGGGATGCACCAAGGCATCGAGCATCTGGGCGCCTGCACCGTGCCGATCTCGGGGGGCATGACCCAGCGGCAGGTCACCCTGATCCGCGATCTGTATCCGGAGATCCTGCTCTCGACCCCGTCGTACGCCGCGACGCTGGCCGACGCGATGGCTCACGAGGGCATCGCTGCGTCCGCCAACTCGCTGCGGGTCGGCATCTTCGGCGCCGAGCCGTGGAGCGAGGGCATGCGGGCTTCGCTCCAGGCCGGGCTCGGGATCCGGGCGATGGACATCTACGGCATGTGCGAGCTGCAGGGGCCCGGCGTCGCGTTCGAGTCGCTGGACTCGCCGGGGCACATGTTCATCAACGAGGACTTCTTCTACCCCGAGTGCATCGACCCCTACACGGGGGAGGCGGTCCCCGAGGGCGAGGTCGGCGAGCTGGTGTTCACGACGCTCACGAAGGAAGCCGTACCGGTGATTCGCTACCGCACCGGCGATCTGGCGTCCCTGCAGCGCATCGACGACCCGGGTGGCCGCACCTTCATCACCATGTCGCGCATCGTCGGGCGCTCCGACGACATGCTCGTCATCCGCGGCGTCAACGTCTTCCCGAGCGAGATCGAGGCGGTACTGCTGACCGATGACCGCGTCTCGACGGCCTACACCCTGGTGATCGACGAGCGCGGAAACATGCCGACGCTCACCGCGGTCACCGAGCCGATGCCGGATGTGCCCGCATCGCAGATCGATCCGATGCTGGGCCAGCTGCAGCACGCCCTCAAGGACCGGCTGGGCATCTCGTGCCAGGTGGTGCTGTCGCCGCCCGGCGGGCTGCCGCGCACCGAGGTGGGCAAGGCGGTGCGCGTCAAGCACTGGCGCAAGGGCGAGGACTCCCCCTTCCCTGGCCTGCTCGGCTGA
- a CDS encoding amidase, with amino-acid sequence MAEHVNAFLDDALGDSDAVDLAQRIARRELSAVEAVDAAIVRAQSMGPVLHGLAHEAFDTARHNAGLPRDGFFAGVPTLVKDNIDLQGQPTNHGSRAFTADPAPRHGAFTKRFLQTGVIPLGKSRLPEFGFNASTEFADDDPVPNPWNTAYSAGASSGGSAAYVAAGVVPIAHANDGGGSIRIPAAACGLVGLKPTRGRLPSEMLGSMLPVRIIYEGIVSRTVRDTAAFYREIEKVYRPRRLPPIGDVSAPMRRRMRIGYLTQTPVAEIDAETAQALQRTIALLESMGHRVEEIPAPVDEQFAEDFSLYWTMLSFMIMSVGRRALHRSFDRAKVENLTRGLYDDFGRHRTRLPGAIRRLRGLSGLWSQKFSAYDAVLSPTLAHTTPQLGYISPVEPFEVHFERLKQYVAFTPLQNVTGDPAISLPLGTTSTGLPIGMQLAAAPGDERTLLSLAFEVEQAQPWPSLAAA; translated from the coding sequence ATGGCTGAGCACGTGAACGCATTCCTGGACGATGCCCTCGGCGACTCGGACGCCGTGGACCTGGCGCAACGCATCGCCCGCCGCGAGCTGAGCGCGGTCGAGGCCGTCGACGCCGCCATCGTCCGGGCACAATCCATGGGCCCCGTGCTGCACGGCCTGGCCCATGAGGCGTTCGACACCGCTCGACACAATGCCGGGCTACCGCGCGACGGGTTCTTCGCCGGCGTCCCGACCCTCGTGAAGGACAACATCGATCTGCAGGGCCAGCCAACCAACCACGGCTCACGGGCCTTCACCGCCGACCCGGCACCACGGCACGGCGCGTTCACCAAGCGCTTCCTGCAGACCGGCGTGATCCCGCTGGGCAAGAGCAGGTTGCCCGAGTTCGGCTTCAACGCCTCGACCGAGTTTGCGGACGACGACCCGGTGCCCAACCCGTGGAACACCGCTTACTCGGCGGGCGCGTCCTCGGGCGGCTCCGCAGCGTACGTCGCGGCCGGGGTCGTTCCGATCGCGCACGCCAACGACGGCGGCGGCTCCATCCGGATTCCCGCGGCGGCCTGCGGATTGGTCGGCTTGAAACCCACCCGCGGCCGGCTCCCGAGCGAGATGCTGGGCTCGATGCTTCCGGTCCGAATCATCTACGAGGGCATCGTGAGCCGCACGGTACGCGACACCGCGGCCTTCTACCGCGAGATCGAGAAGGTGTACCGGCCACGGCGGCTGCCGCCGATCGGCGACGTCAGCGCTCCGATGCGCCGCCGCATGCGGATCGGCTACCTGACCCAGACGCCGGTGGCAGAGATCGACGCTGAGACCGCGCAGGCGTTGCAGCGCACCATCGCACTGCTGGAGTCCATGGGCCACCGCGTCGAGGAGATCCCGGCTCCGGTCGACGAGCAGTTCGCCGAGGACTTCTCGTTGTACTGGACGATGCTGTCGTTCATGATCATGAGCGTGGGACGCCGAGCGCTGCACCGCTCCTTCGATCGCGCCAAGGTCGAGAACCTGACCCGCGGCCTGTACGACGACTTCGGCCGGCACCGCACCCGGTTGCCCGGAGCCATTCGCAGGCTGCGTGGGCTGTCTGGGCTCTGGTCGCAGAAGTTCTCGGCGTACGACGCGGTCCTGTCGCCGACGCTGGCGCACACCACTCCGCAGCTCGGCTACATCTCGCCGGTCGAGCCGTTCGAGGTGCATTTCGAACGGCTGAAGCAGTACGTCGCGTTCACGCCGCTGCAGAACGTCACCGGTGATCCCGCAATCTCGTTGCCGCTCGGGACGACGTCCACCGGTCTGCCGATCGGCATGCAGCTGGCCGCGGCGCCCGGCGATGAGCGCACGCTGCTGTCGCTGGCCTTCGAGGTCGAACAGGCACAGCCGTGGCCCTCCCTCGCCGCCGCCTGA
- a CDS encoding alpha/beta hydrolase has product MDLTPVQANPILDGIQASDVDTTRLRVRVLTRSGQTTGRPLLLVHGNISSSLFYQRLMLALPDDVLPIAPDLRGYGETEPKPIDATRGLRDHVDDVVALLDALGLSEVDAMGWSMGGGVVTRLAIEAPGRVRTLTLQAPISPYGYGCTKGENGELVFDDAAGTGGGGANPRLVELLAAKDADGSGTPQSPEMVSPRATLRSLYVFPQAAPSPDEDMWVAAMLTTHTGPGFYPGDSTTSSNWPGFAPGVKGILNSMSPKYCRWDDIVDIDQKPPVLWVRGDRDLIVGDAAGLDLAVLGQAGLIPGYPGADVLPAQPMIAQTRAVLEKYAAAGGSYRELTLPQVGHSPHLERQDDVLQALLQHIA; this is encoded by the coding sequence ATGGATCTCACTCCCGTTCAGGCGAACCCCATCCTCGACGGCATCCAGGCCTCGGACGTCGACACCACGCGCCTGCGCGTGCGAGTGCTGACCCGCTCAGGTCAGACCACCGGCCGGCCGCTCCTTCTCGTGCACGGCAACATCTCGTCGTCGCTGTTCTACCAGCGGCTGATGCTCGCCCTCCCCGACGACGTGCTGCCGATCGCCCCCGATCTGCGCGGGTACGGCGAGACCGAGCCCAAGCCGATCGACGCCACCCGTGGGTTGCGAGATCACGTCGACGACGTCGTCGCGTTGCTCGATGCCCTCGGGCTCAGCGAGGTCGACGCGATGGGCTGGTCGATGGGTGGGGGCGTGGTCACCCGGCTCGCGATCGAGGCGCCCGGCCGGGTGCGCACCCTGACCCTGCAGGCACCGATCTCGCCGTACGGGTATGGGTGCACCAAGGGCGAGAACGGCGAGCTGGTCTTCGACGACGCCGCCGGAACAGGCGGCGGTGGCGCGAACCCCCGGCTGGTAGAGCTGCTGGCGGCGAAGGACGCCGACGGCAGCGGCACGCCGCAGAGCCCAGAGATGGTCTCGCCGCGGGCCACGCTCCGCTCGCTGTACGTCTTCCCGCAGGCCGCGCCGTCGCCCGACGAGGACATGTGGGTGGCGGCGATGCTCACCACCCACACCGGTCCGGGCTTCTACCCGGGCGATTCGACCACGTCGTCCAACTGGCCGGGGTTCGCGCCGGGCGTCAAAGGCATCCTCAACTCAATGTCGCCGAAGTACTGCCGCTGGGACGACATCGTCGACATCGACCAGAAGCCGCCGGTGCTATGGGTGCGCGGCGATCGCGACCTGATCGTCGGGGACGCCGCGGGGCTGGACCTCGCGGTGCTCGGGCAGGCCGGCCTGATCCCGGGCTACCCCGGCGCGGACGTCCTGCCCGCGCAGCCGATGATCGCCCAGACCCGCGCTGTGCTTGAGAAGTACGCCGCAGCCGGCGGCAGCTACCGAGAGCTCACGCTGCCGCAGGTCGGGCACTCGCCACATCTCGAGCGTCAGGACGACGTCCTGCAGGCTCTCCTGCAGCACATCGCCTGA
- the paaE gene encoding 1,2-phenylacetyl-CoA epoxidase subunit PaaE: MTATTPAPAHTTFHPLTVAVIDRLTDDSVAVTFDVPEDLVEEFVFRPGQHLTLRRRQDDADLRRSYSICASPASRRLRVAIKAVEDGVFSTYAINALVVGDIIDVLPPAGNFTTRVDPAQAKHYVMLAAGSGITPILSLVTTILQTEPRSQVTLVYGNQRTSTIMFLEELADLKDLYPDRFQLINVLSREAQVVEMFNGRIDAEKLGALTDQLIPLGEIDEWFICGPFEMVIGSRDFLASKGIDPKKVHFELFHVEDKPRERKKRSEASTINPEDLSNVTMILGGRQASFDLEKDTISILDAALEVRGDVPFACTGGGCGTCRCKITEGEGEMEVNWALEPDEAANGIRLACQSRPLTEKVTVDFDI, encoded by the coding sequence ATGACCGCCACGACGCCGGCCCCGGCGCACACCACCTTCCATCCGCTAACCGTTGCCGTCATTGACCGGCTCACGGACGACAGTGTCGCCGTCACGTTCGACGTGCCGGAGGATCTTGTTGAGGAGTTCGTCTTCCGGCCCGGCCAGCACCTGACGCTGCGCCGCCGGCAGGACGACGCCGACCTCCGGCGCTCCTACTCGATCTGCGCATCCCCGGCCTCCCGCCGGCTGCGGGTGGCGATCAAGGCCGTTGAGGACGGCGTCTTCTCCACCTACGCGATCAACGCCCTCGTCGTGGGGGACATAATCGACGTCCTGCCGCCCGCGGGGAACTTCACCACCCGCGTCGACCCGGCGCAGGCCAAGCATTACGTCATGCTTGCGGCGGGGTCGGGGATCACGCCGATCCTGTCCCTGGTGACGACGATTCTGCAGACCGAGCCGAGGTCTCAGGTCACGCTGGTCTACGGCAACCAGCGCACTTCGACGATCATGTTCCTCGAGGAGCTCGCCGACCTGAAGGATCTCTACCCGGACCGGTTCCAGCTGATCAACGTGCTGAGCCGTGAAGCGCAGGTGGTCGAGATGTTCAACGGCCGGATCGACGCCGAGAAGCTCGGTGCACTCACCGATCAGCTGATCCCGCTTGGCGAGATCGACGAGTGGTTCATCTGCGGACCCTTCGAGATGGTCATCGGCTCGCGCGACTTCCTTGCCAGCAAGGGAATCGACCCGAAGAAGGTGCACTTCGAGCTGTTCCACGTCGAGGACAAGCCGCGCGAGCGCAAGAAGCGCAGCGAGGCCTCCACGATCAACCCTGAGGACCTCTCGAACGTCACGATGATCCTGGGCGGGCGCCAGGCGTCCTTCGACCTGGAGAAGGACACCATCTCCATCCTGGACGCCGCGCTCGAGGTGCGGGGTGACGTGCCGTTCGCGTGCACCGGCGGGGGTTGTGGCACCTGCCGCTGCAAGATCACCGAGGGCGAGGGCGAGATGGAGGTCAACTGGGCGCTCGAGCCCGACGAGGCCGCCAACGGCATCCGGCTCGCATGCCAGTCACGACCGCTCACCGAGAAGGTCACCGTCGACTTCGACATCTAG
- the paaD gene encoding 1,2-phenylacetyl-CoA epoxidase subunit PaaD: protein MADTASGTDRGYEARNPFGYGDRPATADFDGSQTKSPSQLGDGASLWEIAAHVNDPEIPLLSIAELGILRDVRADGDSVTVTITPTYSGCPAMKAIEEDLRRVFTQAGYSEVTVDLVLEPAWSTDWITPAGLEALEQSGIAPPTGTRPVMQGPVTVGLSVKCPYCHSFETEQISRFGSTSCKALYRCLACREPFDWFKPL, encoded by the coding sequence ATGGCCGACACCGCTTCCGGAACCGACCGTGGCTACGAAGCACGCAATCCCTTTGGCTACGGGGATCGGCCGGCCACCGCCGACTTCGACGGCTCGCAGACCAAGAGTCCCAGCCAGCTCGGGGACGGCGCGAGCCTGTGGGAGATCGCCGCGCACGTCAACGATCCGGAGATCCCGCTGCTGTCGATCGCGGAACTGGGCATCCTGCGTGACGTACGAGCCGATGGCGACAGCGTTACTGTCACCATCACCCCGACCTACTCCGGATGCCCTGCCATGAAGGCGATCGAGGAAGATCTCCGTCGGGTGTTCACCCAGGCCGGGTATTCCGAGGTGACGGTCGATCTGGTCCTCGAGCCCGCGTGGTCGACGGACTGGATCACGCCGGCCGGCCTCGAAGCCTTGGAGCAGTCGGGAATCGCCCCGCCGACGGGAACCCGGCCCGTCATGCAAGGTCCCGTCACGGTGGGCCTGTCGGTGAAGTGCCCGTACTGCCACTCCTTCGAGACCGAGCAGATCTCGCGATTCGGCTCGACGTCCTGCAAGGCCCTATATCGGTGCCTCGCCTGCCGCGAGCCCTTCGACTGGTTCAAGCCACTATGA
- the paaC gene encoding 1,2-phenylacetyl-CoA epoxidase subunit PaaC — MSEQLPHQDVIVGDNPAEIAARVAGTATYTPLYPAKIDGLLRMGDDALILTQRLLEWSFKAPVLEEDIAISNTGLDLLGQARMLYTYAGSLMDPAKSEDDLAYWRSGAEFRCAHIVQIENGDFAETVARNLAFALYQQLLYGALQRSTDSQIAAIAKKSSKEVAYHVDHFSLWALRLGDGTDESHARMQAGFDRIWPYVAELFDADAGVEATGGPTDALFDELVADGTFVDTKALHEPWLARMTATIETSTCTVPTTKWHARGGRRGEHTAHLDRILAEMQSVARAYPDATW, encoded by the coding sequence ATGAGCGAACAGCTGCCGCACCAGGACGTGATCGTCGGCGACAATCCCGCCGAGATCGCAGCCCGGGTCGCTGGGACGGCGACCTACACACCGCTCTACCCCGCCAAGATCGACGGGCTGCTGCGGATGGGCGACGACGCGCTGATCCTCACCCAGCGGCTGCTGGAGTGGAGCTTCAAGGCGCCGGTCCTCGAGGAGGACATCGCGATCTCGAACACCGGCCTCGATCTGCTCGGCCAAGCCCGGATGCTCTACACCTACGCTGGGTCCCTGATGGACCCGGCGAAGAGTGAGGACGACCTCGCCTACTGGCGGTCGGGTGCGGAGTTTCGCTGTGCGCACATCGTACAGATCGAGAACGGCGACTTCGCCGAGACGGTCGCCCGCAACCTCGCCTTCGCGCTTTACCAGCAGCTGTTGTACGGCGCGTTGCAGCGCTCGACCGACAGCCAGATCGCAGCCATCGCGAAGAAGTCGAGCAAGGAGGTCGCATACCACGTCGACCACTTCTCGCTGTGGGCGCTGCGGCTGGGTGACGGCACCGACGAGTCGCACGCGCGTATGCAGGCCGGGTTCGACCGGATCTGGCCGTACGTCGCCGAGCTGTTCGACGCCGACGCAGGCGTCGAAGCGACCGGTGGACCGACCGACGCCCTCTTCGATGAGCTGGTCGCCGACGGCACCTTCGTCGACACCAAGGCATTGCACGAGCCCTGGCTGGCCCGGATGACTGCAACGATTGAGACCTCGACGTGCACCGTGCCGACGACCAAGTGGCACGCGCGGGGCGGACGTCGCGGCGAGCATACCGCGCATCTCGACCGGATCCTCGCCGAGATGCAGTCCGTCGCCCGCGCATACCCGGACGCGACGTGGTGA
- the paaB gene encoding 1,2-phenylacetyl-CoA epoxidase subunit PaaB, whose protein sequence is MSQNPEAPVDPEGSYDSQQRWPLWEVFIRSRRGLSHNHVGSLHAADAQLALQSARDLYTRRQEGVSIWVVPSSQITASSPLEKDEYFDPAADKIFRHPTFYKLPDAVDHM, encoded by the coding sequence GTGAGCCAGAATCCAGAAGCACCGGTCGATCCCGAGGGCAGCTACGACTCCCAGCAGCGCTGGCCGCTGTGGGAGGTCTTCATCCGCAGCCGCCGCGGGCTCTCGCACAACCACGTCGGCTCGCTGCACGCCGCAGACGCCCAGCTGGCCCTGCAGTCGGCGCGCGACCTCTACACCCGCCGCCAGGAGGGCGTGAGCATCTGGGTAGTGCCGTCCTCGCAGATCACGGCGTCCTCGCCGCTGGAGAAGGACGAGTACTTCGACCCGGCGGCCGACAAGATCTTCCGCCACCCGACCTTCTACAAGCTGCCGGACGCCGTCGACCACATGTGA
- the paaA gene encoding 1,2-phenylacetyl-CoA epoxidase subunit PaaA has protein sequence MTAVHEPTTRDEQQQQEHFDATIAAGEKIEPRDWMPEGYRKTLIRQIAQHAHSEIIGMQPEGNWLTRAPSLERKAILLAKVQDEDGHGLYLYAAAETLGMSRDEMLDLLHAGKQKYSSIFNYPTLTWADNGTIGWLVDGAAIVNQVSLCRTSYGPYSRAMIRICKEESFHQRQGFSILLALCNGTPEQKAMAQESVNRWWWPALMMFGPSDDESPHSAQNMAWGIKVASNDELRQKFVDMTVPQADVLGLTLPDPDLKWNAERGHYDFGEIDWTEFKRVLAGDGPCNEERVRVRKAAHDDGLWVRQAATAYAEKQARRMQEQAAQHGNEEQA, from the coding sequence ATGACAGCCGTCCACGAGCCCACCACCCGCGACGAGCAGCAGCAGCAAGAGCACTTCGACGCCACCATCGCCGCCGGCGAGAAGATCGAGCCGCGCGACTGGATGCCCGAGGGCTACCGCAAGACGCTGATCCGCCAGATCGCCCAGCACGCGCACTCCGAGATCATCGGGATGCAGCCCGAGGGAAACTGGCTGACCCGCGCCCCGAGCCTCGAGCGCAAGGCGATCCTGCTGGCCAAGGTCCAGGACGAGGACGGCCACGGCCTCTACCTCTACGCGGCTGCCGAGACACTTGGTATGAGCCGTGACGAGATGCTCGACCTGCTGCACGCGGGCAAGCAGAAGTACTCCTCGATCTTCAACTACCCGACGCTGACCTGGGCCGACAACGGCACGATCGGGTGGCTGGTGGACGGCGCCGCCATCGTCAACCAGGTCTCGCTGTGCCGGACGTCGTACGGCCCGTACTCCCGCGCGATGATCCGCATCTGCAAGGAGGAGTCCTTCCACCAACGGCAGGGCTTCTCGATCCTGCTCGCGCTGTGCAACGGCACGCCCGAGCAGAAGGCGATGGCGCAGGAGTCGGTCAACCGCTGGTGGTGGCCGGCGCTGATGATGTTCGGCCCGTCGGACGACGAGTCCCCGCACAGCGCCCAGAACATGGCCTGGGGCATCAAGGTGGCCAGCAACGACGAGCTGCGTCAGAAGTTCGTCGACATGACCGTTCCGCAGGCCGACGTCCTCGGCCTGACCCTGCCCGATCCCGACCTGAAGTGGAACGCGGAGCGCGGCCACTACGACTTCGGCGAGATCGACTGGACTGAGTTCAAGCGGGTTCTCGCCGGCGACGGCCCCTGCAACGAGGAGCGGGTCCGGGTGCGCAAGGCAGCCCATGACGACGGGCTGTGGGTCCGGCAGGCGGCAACGGCGTACGCCGAGAAGCAGGCCCGCCGCATGCAGGAGCAGGCAGCACAGCACGGCAACGAGGAGCAGGCGTGA
- a CDS encoding type II toxin-antitoxin system Phd/YefM family antitoxin, whose amino-acid sequence MATQVNVHEAKTRLSQLIEQVLAGEDVTIARAGKPVVDLIVHRSRAITIGLGSDRFTHDETAFDGTDGEVQTMFYGEQPT is encoded by the coding sequence ATGGCTACTCAGGTGAACGTGCACGAGGCGAAGACACGTCTCTCGCAGCTGATCGAGCAGGTGCTCGCCGGCGAGGACGTCACCATCGCGCGTGCCGGGAAGCCGGTCGTCGACCTCATCGTCCACCGTTCACGAGCGATCACTATCGGGCTCGGCTCGGACCGCTTTACGCATGACGAGACCGCCTTCGACGGCACGGACGGCGAGGTCCAGACCATGTTCTATGGCGAGCAGCCCACGTGA
- a CDS encoding type II toxin-antitoxin system VapC family toxin, whose protein sequence is MILLDTNALLWLYEDSPRLGVKARALVTSASRVYYSAVSITEMVIKEALGRLDVLDDPMGEFERSGLVMLPLTARHSLGMRYRPDLVRHDPFDRMLLAQAAVDGLTLLTSDRTLLGLGLAFVLDATQ, encoded by the coding sequence GTGATCTTGCTCGACACGAATGCACTTCTGTGGCTGTATGAGGACTCGCCCCGCCTAGGAGTCAAGGCGCGAGCGCTCGTGACCTCGGCGTCCCGCGTCTACTACTCCGCCGTGTCGATCACCGAGATGGTCATCAAGGAGGCTCTGGGCAGACTCGACGTCCTCGACGACCCGATGGGCGAGTTCGAACGTAGCGGGCTGGTAATGCTGCCCTTGACCGCCCGGCATTCGCTCGGCATGCGCTATCGTCCAGATCTCGTGCGTCACGACCCCTTCGACCGGATGCTGCTCGCGCAGGCGGCCGTCGACGGCCTCACGCTACTGACCAGCGACCGCACCCTGCTGGGCCTCGGGCTGGCATTCGTTCTCGACGCCACGCAGTAG
- a CDS encoding cytochrome P450, with translation MTVPPNDHAAPSKRQQLKMTAAFLADLYSAKARTRWAAYVRGNPLARATLRPWRGDPYRQYEILRARGPLVPGLDPDAVATVSHSMCKQVLKHRSFGTDGREGVGKDAAEFNLSLLEMDPPDHTRVRRFAAPAFTPRRMAVYAESIEQLVGRLVNDALTKGRFDLQKEISAPLPISVISELLGVPDADYEVFTQYGAVLGGALDGIQSLRHGRQALQARARLGRMFDRLIEERRTDPRDDLLTVLAQNEDEAIRPEEMLPLCTLLLVAGFETTVNLIGNAVHQLMRHRDQWDLLTADPSLAGQAIEETLRYDPPIQLTSRICKADTEIDGIPIKRGTWVVTVIGGANRDPEAFPDPARFDITRTDNTDHLAFSSGIHYCIGAPLAKLEAEAALRVIAERMPDLRIAGKVPMRGSTIVHGVRELPVSAGRRASLAT, from the coding sequence ATGACTGTCCCGCCGAACGATCACGCTGCACCGTCCAAGCGGCAGCAGCTGAAGATGACGGCTGCCTTTCTCGCCGATCTGTACTCCGCCAAGGCCCGTACCCGCTGGGCGGCGTATGTGCGCGGCAACCCGCTCGCCCGCGCCACCTTGCGCCCCTGGCGCGGCGACCCCTACCGGCAGTACGAGATCCTCCGCGCGCGAGGCCCACTGGTGCCCGGGCTCGATCCGGACGCCGTCGCGACCGTCAGCCACTCGATGTGCAAGCAGGTGCTCAAGCACCGCAGCTTCGGCACCGACGGCCGCGAGGGAGTCGGCAAGGACGCCGCCGAGTTCAACCTCTCGCTGCTGGAGATGGACCCGCCCGACCACACCCGGGTACGACGGTTCGCCGCGCCGGCCTTCACGCCGCGGCGGATGGCGGTGTACGCCGAGAGCATCGAACAGCTCGTGGGCCGGCTGGTCAACGACGCGCTCACCAAGGGCCGGTTCGACCTGCAGAAGGAAATCTCCGCGCCACTTCCGATCTCGGTGATCAGCGAGCTGCTCGGTGTGCCGGACGCCGACTACGAGGTGTTCACGCAGTACGGCGCCGTCCTCGGTGGCGCGCTGGACGGTATCCAATCGCTGCGCCACGGCCGGCAGGCCCTCCAGGCGCGGGCCCGGCTGGGCCGCATGTTCGATCGGCTCATCGAGGAGCGCCGCACCGACCCGCGTGACGATCTGCTGACCGTCCTGGCGCAGAACGAGGACGAGGCGATCCGCCCGGAGGAGATGCTGCCGCTGTGCACCTTGCTGTTAGTGGCCGGCTTCGAGACGACGGTCAACCTGATCGGCAACGCCGTCCACCAGCTCATGCGCCACCGCGACCAGTGGGACCTGCTGACCGCCGATCCCTCCCTCGCCGGGCAGGCGATCGAGGAAACTCTGCGCTACGACCCGCCGATCCAGCTCACCTCGCGCATCTGCAAGGCGGACACCGAGATAGACGGCATTCCGATCAAGCGCGGCACCTGGGTGGTGACGGTGATTGGTGGCGCCAACCGCGACCCGGAGGCGTTCCCCGACCCGGCGAGGTTCGACATCACCCGCACGGACAACACCGACCACCTGGCGTTCTCCAGCGGGATCCACTACTGCATCGGTGCCCCGCTCGCGAAGCTCGAGGCCGAGGCAGCCCTTCGCGTCATCGCCGAGCGGATGCCGGACCTGCGGATCGCCGGCAAGGTCCCGATGCGAGGCTCGACGATCGTTCACGGCGTCCGCGAGCTGCCGGTCTCGGCTGGACGACGAGCGTCGCTGGCCACGTGA